From Micromonospora echinaurantiaca:
CTGGCCGCCCTGCGGGAGCTCAGCGCGGGCCGGCTGATCTGCGTGATCGGTGCCGGCGGTGACCGGGACCGGGGCAAGCGCCCGGTGATGGGCGCCGCCGCGGCGGAGGGAGCCGACGTGGTGCTGGTGACCGACGACAACCCGCGCACCGAGGACCCGGCGGCGATCCGCGCCGAGGTGCTCGCCGGCGCCCGGGGGGCCGGCACGGCGGCCCGGATCGAGGAGGTCGGCGACCGCCGGGCGGCGATCGACGCGGCGGTCGCGCTGGCCGAGCCGGGCGACGTGGTCGCGCTGCTCGGCAAGGGCCACGAACGCGGGCAGGAGGTCGGCGGCGAGGTGCTCCCGTTCGACGACCGCACCGAGCTGGCCGACGCGCTGCGCGCCCGGTTCGGCGACCTGGCGGGTCACCGGTGATCCCGCTCAGCCTGGCCGAGGTCGCCTCGGCGGTCGACGGGCGGCTGGTGGCCGCCGACCCGGACGCACGGGTCACCGGGCCGGTCGAGTTCGACTCGCGCAAGGTGTCCGCCGGTGCGCTCTTCGTCGCCTTCCCCGGCGAGAAGGTGGACGGGCACGACTACGCCGCGGCGGCGGTCGAGGCCGGCGCGGTGGCGGTGCTCGGCACCCGGGAGGTGCCGGGCGTGCCGATGGTCCTGGTCGGCGACGCGCTCACCGCGATGGGCCGGCTGGCCCGCGCGGTGGTGGACCGGCTGCCCGGCCTCACCGTGGTCGGCCTGACCGGCTCGTCCGGCAAGACCACCACCAAGGACCTGATCGCGCAGCTCGCCGCGCGGCTCGGCCCGACGGTCGCGCCGCCCGGCTCGTTCAACAACGAGCTGGGGCACCCGTACACGGCGTTGCAGGCCGGGCCGGACACCCGCTACCTGGTGATGGAGAAGGGCGCCCGCGGGGTGGGGCACGTGCGCTACCTCTGCGACGTGGTGCCGCCGCGGATCTCCGTGGTGCTCAACGTCGGTGTGGCGCACATCGGCGAGTTCGGCTCCCGGGAGACCATCGCGCTGGCCAAGGGGGAACTGGTCGAGGCGCTGCCGGCGGACGGGCTGGCGGTGCTCAACGCCGACGACCCGTTGGTGGACGCGATGGCGACGCGTACCGTCGCCCGGGTGGTCCGGTACGGCGAGGCGGCGCACGCGGACGTCCGGGCCGTCGACGTCACGGTGGACGAGCGCGGTCGGCCGGCGTACACCCTGGTGACCCCGGAGGGGGACGCCCCGGTGCGGCTCGGGCTGACCGGGCGGCACCAGGTCTCGAACACCCTCGCCGCCGCGGCGGTGGCCCGCGAGCTGGGCATGCCGCTGACCGAGCTGGCCATCGCGCTGGGTGAGCTGGGGATGGTCTCCACCCGCCGGATGGACGTCTTCGAGCGTCCCGACGGGGTGACCGTGATCGACGACTCGTACAACGCCAACCCCGCCTCGATGGCCGTCGCGCTGCGTGCGCTGGCCGGCATCGGACGGGACCGGCGTACCCTCGCGGTGCTCGGCTACATGGCCGAGCTGGGCCCGTTCGAGCACGACGGGCACGCCGAGGTGGGCCGGCTCGCGGCCGAGCTGGGCGTGGACCGGTTGCTCGTGGTGGGTGAGCCGGCCGCGCCGATCCACGAGGGCGCGACATCGGTAAGTGACTGGGGAGGAGAGTCGGTGCTGCTCACCGATCAGGCGGCGGCCGTCGAGGTGCTGCGGGGCGAGCTACGGCCGGGCGACGTCGTCCTGGTGAAGGGCTCCCGGTACCGCACCTGGGAGGTGGCCGACGCGCTGCGCGCGGAGGCGGGCGACGCGACCGGGGAGAGCCCTGGGAGCGCGAGGAGTGAGCTTGCGAGCCCCGCAGTCGCGACCGAGGATGGCACCGCATGAGGGCGGTGATCGTCGCCGTCGGGGTCGCCTTCCTCATCTCGCTCTTCTGCACCCCGATCGCGATCAAGGTGTTCACCCGGCTCAAGGCCGGCCAGCCGATCCGGGCCGAGGGCCCGGCCATGCACCAGGGCAAGAAGGGCACGCCGACGATGGGCGGCGTGGTCTTCATCCTGGCCACGGTCATCGCGTACGTCGCCGGGCACCTCGCCCTGACCACCCTGCCGGACCAGCAGATCGCCCAGGTCGAGCCGACCATCACCGCGCTGGTGCTGCTGGGGCTGATGGTCTTCTCCGGGGCGGTCGGTTTCATCGACGACTTCCTGAAGGTGCGCAAGCGGCACAGCGGCGGGTTGAACAAGCGCGGCAAGCTGCTCGGCCAGATCCTGGTCGGCGCGGTCTTCGGGGTGGTGGCGCTCTACTTCCCGAGCACCATGACCGACGCCTCCGGCGCGGTGACCAACACCGAGACCGTCGGCAGTACCACGCTGAGCTTCATCCGGGACATCCCGGCGCTGGACGTCAGCAAGGTCGGCGCGGTGATCATCTTCATCTTCGTGGTGATGGCCGCGACCAACGGGGTGAACCTCACCGACGGCCTCGACGGCCTGGCCACCGGCGCCTCGGTGATGGTCCTCGCCGCGTACGCGCTGATCGCGTTCTGGCAGTACCGGCACTGGTGCGCCGACCCGAACTACACCCAGGACTACTGCTACACCGTCCGCGACCCGCTGGAGATCGCGCTGATCGCCGGCGCCGCCGCCGGGGCCTGTGTGGGCTTCCTGTGGTGGAACACCTCGCCGGCGCGGATCTTCATGGGGGACACCGGCGCGCTGGGGCTCGGCGGGTTGATCGCCGGCATGGCGATGTCCACCCGGACGATCCTGCTGCTGCCGATCATCGGCGGTCTCTTCGTCATCATCACGATGTCGGTGGTCATCCAGATCATCTCGTTCCGGACCACCGGCAAGCGGGTGTTCCGGATGTCGCCGTTGCAGCACCACTTCGAGCTCGCCGGCTGGAGCGAGGTCAACATCGTGGTGCGGTTCTGGATCATCGCCGGGATCGGCGTGGCCATCGCGCTCGGCCTCTTCTACAGCGAGTTCCTCGCCGCCGTCACCTGACGACCCCCTCCCGCCGATCTTGCACTTTCGGCCCGTGGAATGCCCCGTTCTGCGGCCTTCGCCCGGGCAGGAAGTGCAAGATCGGCGAGGGGAGGGGGCGCCGACACGCCGACCGGGCGGTTGCGCCGGTGGCGGCCCCCGGAACCCGCGATGATGTCGGGGTGGGGGAGGCGCGAGAAACCGAGGGCACGACCGGGACCAGGGCACGCGCGGCGGCGGGCGGGACGCGTACCGCCGAGGCGGCCGGGACGACCCGCGGGCCGGACGAGCCGGGCGGCGCGGCGGCGCTGCGCGGCCTGGACGCCGCGGGCGGGCTGGCCGCGCTGCGTGGCCTGGACGCCGCGGGCGGGCTGGCCGCGCTGCGTGGCCTGCTGGACCGCCCGCTGGCCTCCTACTACCTGCTGCTCTCCAGCGCCGGCCTGCTGCTGCTGATCGGCCTGACGATGGTCTTCTCGGCCACCAGCGTCAAGGACTACGCCGAGAACGGCAACGCCTCCGCCTCGCTCACCAAGCAGGCGATCTTCGCGGTGATCGGCATCGGCGCGTTCTGGGCCTGCCAACGGCTGCCGGCGACCACCTACCGGTCGCTGGGCCGACCGCTGCTCTTCACCGCCGTCGGACTGCTGCTGGTGCTCAACCTGCTGCTCGCCTACGCCCGGCTGACCGGCCAGGATTCCGCCCGGATCGGCCCGATCGAGGCCCGGCTGCTCTGGCTGTTCATCGGCGGCATCCAGGTGCAGCCCTCGGAGCTGGCCAAGTTCGCCCTGGTGCTGTGGGGCGCGCACGTGATCGCCCGCAAGGGCGCCGCGCTGGGCTGGTGGCGCGAGCTGGCCACCCCGCTCTTCCCGGTGGTCGGGCTGCTCTTCGTGCTGGTCGGCTACAACGACCTGGGCACCATGCTCTGCCTGCTGGCGCTGGTGATCGGCCTGCTCTGGGCGGCCGGGGTCCGGCTGCGGGTGTTCGGCGCGCTGTCGGTGTTCGGCCTGATCGGCGTCGGCCTGCTGATCGCGGTGGCCTCGCTCGGCGCCGGCTCCGGCGAGCGGGGCGAGGAGAACTACCGGTTCGCCCGGCTGATGTCCTTCTTCAACCCGCCCGCTCCCGAGGACTGCAAGCTGGAGGGCTGCTACCAGATCTTCCAGGGGCGGCTGGCCATCGAGCACGGCGGCTGGTTCGGCGTCGGGCTCGGCAAGAGCAGCCTGAAGTGGAACTGGCTGCCGGAGGCGCACAACGACTTCGTCTTCGCGATCATCGCCGAGGAGCTCGGCGTGGTCGGCTGCGCGGTGGTGCTCACCCTGTTCGCCGTGCTGGCGTACACCGGGCTGCGCATCGCCCGCCGGGTGGACGACCCGTTCCGGCGGCTCGCCGCGACCGCGGTGACCACCTGGCTGGTGAGCCAAGCGGTGATCAACGTGGGCGGCGTGGTCGGGCTGCTGCCGATCACCGGCCTGCCGCTGCCGTTCATCTCCGACGGCGGCAGCGCCCTGGTCGTCACGCTCGCCGCGGTCGGCATGCTGGCCTCCTTCGCCCGGGCGGAACCCGACGCCGCCAGAGCACTGCATGCCCGTCCGCCGGCCCGATGGGTCCGACTAGTGTGGGCCCCGTTGCCACCGCTTCCCGCGCGGCGCCGCCGGCCGGCGGCCCCGCCGGCCGCCCGAGGGTCCGTGCCCCGGGCGCGGGAGCGGCGGCAGGACGACCAGGCCGCACCGCGCGGCGGCGTCCGGACCACCCGGACCCGCGGCAGGTCGGCGGACGAGAGGAGACGGTGATGGGTCCGCTGCGTTCGGTGGTGCTCGCGGGAGGTGGCACCGGGGGGCACATCTACCCGCTGCTCGCCTTCGCCGACTGCCTGCGCCGACACGACCCCGGCGTCCGGATCACCTGTCTCGGCACACCCAAGGGCCTGGAGAACGAGCTGATTCCGCCGCAGGGCTACGACCTGCGCCAGATTCCCGCCTACCAGCTGCCCCGGTCGGTCAACATGAACCTGGTGAAGACGCCGGGCCGGATGTGGACCGCGGCCCGCGCCGCGGGCAAGGTGATCGACGAGGTGCGCGCCGACGTGGTGGTGGGCTTCGGGGGGTACGTCTCGGTGCCGGCCTACCTGGCCGCCTGGCGTCGGGAGCTGCCGATCGTGATCCACGAGGTGAACGTCCCGCCGGGCGTGGCCAACCGGCTCGGCATGAAGTTCACCAAGCACGTGGCGGTCGGCTTCCCGCACCAGCCCGCGCAGGCCGAGTCGCTGCGCGACGCCCGGGTGGTCGGCGTGCCGCTGCGCCAGCGCATCGCCGGGCTGGACCGGGCCGCGCTGCGCAACGCCGCCCGGGCGCACTTCGGGCTCCGCCCCGACCTGCCGGTGCTCTTCGTGGCCGGCGGCTCGCAGGGCGCCCGGTCGATCAACCTCGCGGTCGCCGGCGCGGCCAAGGAACTGGCTCGGCACGGGGTGCAGGTGCTGCACGTGATGGGCGCCCGCAACGAGCCGGTGCCGATCCCCACCGACCTGCCGGTGCCGTACGTGACCCTGCCGTACCTGTCCGAGATGGAGCTCGGCTACGCGGCGGCCGACCTGATGCTGGGCCGGGGTGGGGCGATGACCTGCGCCGAGGTGGCCGCGATCGGCCTGCCCGCGATCTACGTGCCCTACCCGCACAGCAACCAGGAGCAGAAGCGCAACGCGCTGCCCGTGGTGGAGGCCGGCGGCGGGCTGCTCGTCGACGACGCCGAGCTGACCCCGGACTGGCTGGAGCGCACGGTGATCCCGCTGATCCGCGACCCGCACCGGCTCGCCGCGATGGGCGCCGCCGCGGCCGGGTACGGGCGGCGGGACGGCGACGAGGCGCTGCTCGACTTCGTCTACGAGGCGGTGGCCCGATGAGGCGGCACACCGTGACTGGAAGGCAGCTGTCATGAACACCGCGCAGTTCACCCCGGCCGGCACGCTCACCGCGGAGGACCTGGGCACCATCCACCTGATCGGGGTCGGTGGCGTCGGGATGAGCGGCCTGGCCCGGCTCTTCCTCACCCGGGGCATCCCGCTCTCCGGCAGCGAGTTGCGCGAGTGGCCCTCGCTGGCCGGCCTGCGCGCGCTCGGCGGCACCATCCACATGAGCCACGAGGCGAGCAACCTCGACGGCGTGGACACCGTGGTCTACTCGTCGGCCATCCCGCAGGACCACCTGGAGCTGGTCGAGGCGCGCCGGCGCGGGCTGCGGGTGCTGCACCGCTCCGAGGCACTGGCGGCGGCGATGACCGGTCGCCGGACGGTGGCGGTCGCCGGCACCCACGGCAAGACCACCACCACCTCGATGGTCACCATGGTGCTCCAGCAGGCCGGTACGGACCCGTCCTTCGTGATCGGCGGGGAGATCTCCGAGGTCGGCTCCGGCGCGCACCACGGCACCGGCGACCACTTCGTGGTGGAGGCGGACGAGAGCGACCGGTCCTTCCTGATCTACCGCCCGTACGTCTCGATCATCACGAACATCGAGGCGGACCACCTGAACACCTACGGCGACCTGGCCAACCTGGAGGCGACCTTCGCCGAGTTCGCCCGGCTCACCGACCCGGACGGGTTCATCATCACCTGCGCCGACGACCCGGGCGGGCGGCGGCTGGCCGAGACGCTGCGCGCCGAGGGGCGCCGGGTGCACACCTACGGCGAGGCGGCCGACGCCGACCTGCGACTGACCGAGATGGCCTCGTCGGCCCGGGGCGTGCGCTACCTCGCCAGCATCGACGGGCGGTCGCTGGGCGAGTTCCGGCTGCCGGTGCCGGGGCGGCACATGGGGCTGAACAGCGCCTCCGCGGTGCTGGCCGCGTACCTGCTGGAGCTGCCGCTGGAGGCGGCGGAGGCCGCGCTGGCGGTCTTCCCCGGGGTGCGGCGGCGCTTCGAGCGCAAGGGCGTCGCGGACGACGTGCTGGTCTACGACGAGTACGCCTACCACCCCACCTCGATCACGCTGGCCCTGCAGACGCTGCGCGAGGTGGCCGGGGACGGCCGGCTGATCGTGGTGTTCCAGCCGTACCGGCTCTACCGCACCCGCGACCTGCAGGCGGAGATCGCCGAGGGGTTGGCCATCGCCGACGAGCTGGTGCTGCTGGAGGTCTTCGGCCCCGGTGAGCTGCGTCAGCCGGGCGAGGGGTCGGCGGCGCTGATCGAGGCGGTGCCGCTGCCCGCGGAGCGGAAGATCTTCGTCGACTCCTGGGAGGCGGCGCCGGCGGAGGTGGCCCGGCGGGCCCGGCCGGGCGACGTGGTGGTGACCATGGGCGCCCCGCCGATCTCGCTGATGGGTGACCAGCTGCTGGCGGCGTTGGCGGCGCGGTGCGGTGGCCCGGCCGCGGACACCCCGGCGATGGGTGGGGTGGTCCCGGACGGCACGGCGCCCACCGCGGGATGAGTCCCGGCCCGGCCCGGGGGCGGACCAGCGGCGCGGACGGCGGCGCCGGCCGGCGTGGGCCGGTCCGGCGCTGGCAGCTGGTCCGGGCCGGCAGTGACGCGGTGCCCGCGTCCACCCGCCGGTTCATGGCCCGGGCCCGGCGGCGGCGGATGCGCGCGGCGCTGCCCTGGGCGGTGGCGGCCGGGGTGCTGGCGCTGGCCGGGCTGGTCGCCTGGACCCTGCTCGGCACCGGGCTGTTCGGGGTGCGCGAGGTCCGCGTCGAGGGTGCCGACCTGGTGACCCCGGTGGAGGTACGCGACGCCGCCGAGGTGCCCGACGACGTCCCGCTGGCCACCGTGGACCTGGCCGACGTGGCCCGCCGGATCGGCGCGCTGCCCGCGGTGGAGCGGGTGACCGTGTCCCGGGACTGGCCGGACGCGCTGGTGGTCCGGGTGACCGAACGCACCGGCGTGGCGGTGGTGCCGCGGGGCGAGGAGTTCCTGGTGGTCGACGGGGCCGGGGTGGTGTTCCGGACGCTGCCGCGGCGCCCGGCGGAGCTGCCCCTGGTCCGGGTCGCCGATCCGGGTCCGGACGACCCGGGCACCCGGGCCGCGCTGGACGTGCTCGCCGCGCTCACCCCGCAGCTGCGGGCGGAACTGGTGGACGTGACCGTGGAGGGCCTGGCCCGGATCAACCTGCGGCTACGCGACGACCGGACGGTGGTCTGGGGGGACGCCACCCGGGGCCCGGACAAGGCCCGGGTGGCCACCGCGCTGCTGGGTCGCAAAGCCGACACCATCGACGTCAGCGCGCCGGACGTGGTGACCTTCCGGTGAGCCGCCGGTCAGCGTGGCGGCCGGGCCCGGTCCGCCCGGCGTGACCCGTTCCGCTATGGGCGGCGACACGCCGGTCAGGTCCTTGGCTCATCGCGCGGGGGCGCTTACGTTGCCCCGAAGAGGATCAGTGGTTGACATAACTGTAAGCCTCTAGTAGAGGGTGAGGGTTCACCCCTGACCCTCCACTGAGGACAGCTGTCGTCGACCGTTGGTCTGGCCACGCCGTACCGGGTCGGGGCGAAGCCAATCTCGAAGGGAAAGGACCGGAGATGACACCTCCGCACAACTACCTGGCGGTCATCAAGGTCGTCGGCATCGGGGGTGGCGGCGTCAACGCCGTCAACCGGATGATCGAGGTTGGGCTCAAGGGCGTCGAGTTCATCGCGATCAACACCGACGCGCAGGCGCTGCTGATGAGCGACGCCGACGTCAAGCTGGACGTCGGCCGCGAGCTGACCCGCGGCCTGGGCGCCGGGGCGAACCCGGACGTCGGCAAGAACGCCGCCGAGGACCACCGGGACGAGATCGAGGAGGTGCTCAAGGGCGCCGACATGGTCTTCGTGACCTGCGGTGAGGGTGGCGGCACGGGCACCGGCGGGGCGCCCGTGGTGGCGAACATCGCCCGCAAGCTCGGCGCGCTGACCATCGGCGTGGTGACCCGCCCGTTCTCCTTCGAGGGCAAGCGCCGCCAGGTGCAGGCCGAGTCCGGCATCGACGAGCTGCGCAACCAGTGCGACACGCTGATCGTCATTCCGAACGACCGGCTGCTGGCGCTCGGCGACCGCAACATCAGCATGATGGACGCCTTCCGCACCGCCGACCAGGTGCTGCTCTCCGGTGTCCAGGGCATCACCGACCTGATCACCACCCCGGGTCTGATCAACCTGGACTTCGCCGACGTCAAGAGCGTGATGAGCGGCGCGGGCAGCGCGCTGATGGGCATCGGCAGCGCACGGGGCGAGAACCGCGCGGTCGAGGCGGCCGAGGCGGCCATCTCCAGCCCGCTGCTTGAGCAGAGCATGGACGGCGCGCGCGGCGTGCTGCTCTCCATCGCGGGCGGCTCCGACCTGGGGCTGTTCGAGATCAACGACGCGGCGCAGCTGGTCACCGACGCGGCCCACCCGGACGCCAACATCATCTTCGGCGCGGTGATCGACGACGCCCTCGGCGACGAGGTGCGGGTCACCGTGATCGCGGCCGGATTCGACGGCGGTGCGCCGTCGTACAAGGCGGCCGAGCCGGCCCGCAAGACCAACCAGAACCAGCCGGCGCAGCAGAGCGCCCCGGTCTCGCCGCCGGCCACCATGCCGGCGCCGCCGCAGTCGCCGCGGCGGGTGCTCTTCGACGACGTCGACGTGCCCGACTTCCTCAAGAACGGGTCCTGAGCCCGCGCCCATGAGCGACAGCCAAGCTTCGGTACGCCCCGACCGGCGCGCCGAACTCGCGGCCGGCCTGGCCCGGGTGCGGTCCAGGATCGCTGACGCCTGCGCCGCCGCCGGCCGGGACCGGGCCGAGGTCACGATGATCGCGGTGACCAAGACGTACCCGGCCGGCGACGTGGTGGCGCTGGCCGGGCTCGGCGTCACCGACGTGGGGGAGAACCGCGACCAGGAGGCGGCGCCGAAGGCCGCCGAGGTGGCCGCCGCCGGGGTGACGCCGCGCTGGCACTTCATCGGCCGGTTGCAGCGCAACAAGGCGCGTTCGGTGGTCCGGTACGCCGACGCGGTGCACTCGGTGGACAGCGTCCGGCTGGCCCGGGCGGTGGACGCGGCGGCGGCGGCCGCCCGGGATCGGCCGCTGGACGTGCTGGTCCAGGTCAGCATCGACGGCGACGCGGCCCGGGGCGGCGCGCTGCCCGGCTCGGCCGACCCGGATGTCGGGCTCGACCGGGTGGCCGAGGCGGTCGCCGGCGCCGAGGCGCTGCGGCTGACCGGCCTGATGGCGGTGGCGCCGCTGGGTTGGGAACCGGAGCGGGCGTTCGCCCGGCTGGCCGAGCTGGCCGCCGCGTTCCGGTCCGTCCACCCGGGAGCCACCTCGTTGTCGGCCGGAATGAGTGGCGACCTGGAAGTCGCGATCGGATACGGCGCGACACATGTCCGCGTGGGTAGCGCGTTGCTCGGAATGCGCCCCACGCTGCGGTAGCCTGACCGCGGAAGAAGCAAATTACATCGGTGTTGTTTTGGGAACGGCTTTCCTTTGCCGGGGGTCGTGGCGCGCGACGCGAATCGCGCGCCAGGGGATTGCCGTTCCGGTCCGGTGGGCAGGAATGTTCCACTCGCGACAAGGCGACACGGCACGGGGGCGTGTGCCGCACGGCGGACGGAAGGGCGCGGGATGGGTGCACTGCGCAAGGCGGGGGTCTGGCTCGGTCTGGTCGAGGAGGACGACGAGCGGGCCTACGACGACGGTGGCTACGACAAGGGTGGCTACCGCGAATCGCGCTACCGGCAGAGCCGGTACGCCGAGGAGTTCGCCGACGACGACGAGGACGACGCCGAGGAGCCGCCGGCGCCGCGGCCCCGGTCGGGCGACCGTGGCCGGTTCACCGAGCGGTCCAGCGGCCGGGCCGGCGACACCGAGCGCGCCGAGGCCGAGCGGTCGGAGCGGTCGGAGCGGTCCAGCGTGCGGTCGATCACCCGGTCGACGGCCGGTGAGCCCTCCGGGGCGCTGACCTACCACACCCGGGACAACCTCGCCCTCGCGCCGCAGGTGCAGCCCCGGGAGCGGGCCGTGGTGGCCGAGGAGGAGCAGCGGTAC
This genomic window contains:
- a CDS encoding cell division protein FtsQ/DivIB, translated to MSPGPARGRTSGADGGAGRRGPVRRWQLVRAGSDAVPASTRRFMARARRRRMRAALPWAVAAGVLALAGLVAWTLLGTGLFGVREVRVEGADLVTPVEVRDAAEVPDDVPLATVDLADVARRIGALPAVERVTVSRDWPDALVVRVTERTGVAVVPRGEEFLVVDGAGVVFRTLPRRPAELPLVRVADPGPDDPGTRAALDVLAALTPQLRAELVDVTVEGLARINLRLRDDRTVVWGDATRGPDKARVATALLGRKADTIDVSAPDVVTFR
- a CDS encoding UDP-N-acetylmuramoyl-tripeptide--D-alanyl-D-alanine ligase, coding for MIPLSLAEVASAVDGRLVAADPDARVTGPVEFDSRKVSAGALFVAFPGEKVDGHDYAAAAVEAGAVAVLGTREVPGVPMVLVGDALTAMGRLARAVVDRLPGLTVVGLTGSSGKTTTKDLIAQLAARLGPTVAPPGSFNNELGHPYTALQAGPDTRYLVMEKGARGVGHVRYLCDVVPPRISVVLNVGVAHIGEFGSRETIALAKGELVEALPADGLAVLNADDPLVDAMATRTVARVVRYGEAAHADVRAVDVTVDERGRPAYTLVTPEGDAPVRLGLTGRHQVSNTLAAAAVARELGMPLTELAIALGELGMVSTRRMDVFERPDGVTVIDDSYNANPASMAVALRALAGIGRDRRTLAVLGYMAELGPFEHDGHAEVGRLAAELGVDRLLVVGEPAAPIHEGATSVSDWGGESVLLTDQAAAVEVLRGELRPGDVVLVKGSRYRTWEVADALRAEAGDATGESPGSARSELASPAVATEDGTA
- the murG gene encoding undecaprenyldiphospho-muramoylpentapeptide beta-N-acetylglucosaminyltransferase, whose protein sequence is MGPLRSVVLAGGGTGGHIYPLLAFADCLRRHDPGVRITCLGTPKGLENELIPPQGYDLRQIPAYQLPRSVNMNLVKTPGRMWTAARAAGKVIDEVRADVVVGFGGYVSVPAYLAAWRRELPIVIHEVNVPPGVANRLGMKFTKHVAVGFPHQPAQAESLRDARVVGVPLRQRIAGLDRAALRNAARAHFGLRPDLPVLFVAGGSQGARSINLAVAGAAKELARHGVQVLHVMGARNEPVPIPTDLPVPYVTLPYLSEMELGYAAADLMLGRGGAMTCAEVAAIGLPAIYVPYPHSNQEQKRNALPVVEAGGGLLVDDAELTPDWLERTVIPLIRDPHRLAAMGAAAAGYGRRDGDEALLDFVYEAVAR
- the mraY gene encoding phospho-N-acetylmuramoyl-pentapeptide-transferase; this encodes MRAVIVAVGVAFLISLFCTPIAIKVFTRLKAGQPIRAEGPAMHQGKKGTPTMGGVVFILATVIAYVAGHLALTTLPDQQIAQVEPTITALVLLGLMVFSGAVGFIDDFLKVRKRHSGGLNKRGKLLGQILVGAVFGVVALYFPSTMTDASGAVTNTETVGSTTLSFIRDIPALDVSKVGAVIIFIFVVMAATNGVNLTDGLDGLATGASVMVLAAYALIAFWQYRHWCADPNYTQDYCYTVRDPLEIALIAGAAAGACVGFLWWNTSPARIFMGDTGALGLGGLIAGMAMSTRTILLLPIIGGLFVIITMSVVIQIISFRTTGKRVFRMSPLQHHFELAGWSEVNIVVRFWIIAGIGVAIALGLFYSEFLAAVT
- the murC gene encoding UDP-N-acetylmuramate--L-alanine ligase, with amino-acid sequence MNTAQFTPAGTLTAEDLGTIHLIGVGGVGMSGLARLFLTRGIPLSGSELREWPSLAGLRALGGTIHMSHEASNLDGVDTVVYSSAIPQDHLELVEARRRGLRVLHRSEALAAAMTGRRTVAVAGTHGKTTTTSMVTMVLQQAGTDPSFVIGGEISEVGSGAHHGTGDHFVVEADESDRSFLIYRPYVSIITNIEADHLNTYGDLANLEATFAEFARLTDPDGFIITCADDPGGRRLAETLRAEGRRVHTYGEAADADLRLTEMASSARGVRYLASIDGRSLGEFRLPVPGRHMGLNSASAVLAAYLLELPLEAAEAALAVFPGVRRRFERKGVADDVLVYDEYAYHPTSITLALQTLREVAGDGRLIVVFQPYRLYRTRDLQAEIAEGLAIADELVLLEVFGPGELRQPGEGSAALIEAVPLPAERKIFVDSWEAAPAEVARRARPGDVVVTMGAPPISLMGDQLLAALAARCGGPAADTPAMGGVVPDGTAPTAG
- a CDS encoding cell division protein SepF, producing MGALRKAGVWLGLVEEDDERAYDDGGYDKGGYRESRYRQSRYAEEFADDDEDDAEEPPAPRPRSGDRGRFTERSSGRAGDTERAEAERSERSERSSVRSITRSTAGEPSGALTYHTRDNLALAPQVQPRERAVVAEEEQRYQITTLHPTTYREARTIGEHFRDGVPVIINLTEMDEADARRLVDFAAGLAFGLRGTIERVTNRVFLLSPANVQVTAEDKAKIAEGGFFSLS
- a CDS encoding YggS family pyridoxal phosphate-dependent enzyme, which produces MSDSQASVRPDRRAELAAGLARVRSRIADACAAAGRDRAEVTMIAVTKTYPAGDVVALAGLGVTDVGENRDQEAAPKAAEVAAAGVTPRWHFIGRLQRNKARSVVRYADAVHSVDSVRLARAVDAAAAAARDRPLDVLVQVSIDGDAARGGALPGSADPDVGLDRVAEAVAGAEALRLTGLMAVAPLGWEPERAFARLAELAAAFRSVHPGATSLSAGMSGDLEVAIGYGATHVRVGSALLGMRPTLR
- the ftsZ gene encoding cell division protein FtsZ yields the protein MTPPHNYLAVIKVVGIGGGGVNAVNRMIEVGLKGVEFIAINTDAQALLMSDADVKLDVGRELTRGLGAGANPDVGKNAAEDHRDEIEEVLKGADMVFVTCGEGGGTGTGGAPVVANIARKLGALTIGVVTRPFSFEGKRRQVQAESGIDELRNQCDTLIVIPNDRLLALGDRNISMMDAFRTADQVLLSGVQGITDLITTPGLINLDFADVKSVMSGAGSALMGIGSARGENRAVEAAEAAISSPLLEQSMDGARGVLLSIAGGSDLGLFEINDAAQLVTDAAHPDANIIFGAVIDDALGDEVRVTVIAAGFDGGAPSYKAAEPARKTNQNQPAQQSAPVSPPATMPAPPQSPRRVLFDDVDVPDFLKNGS
- a CDS encoding FtsW/RodA/SpoVE family cell cycle protein; translation: MAALRGLLDRPLASYYLLLSSAGLLLLIGLTMVFSATSVKDYAENGNASASLTKQAIFAVIGIGAFWACQRLPATTYRSLGRPLLFTAVGLLLVLNLLLAYARLTGQDSARIGPIEARLLWLFIGGIQVQPSELAKFALVLWGAHVIARKGAALGWWRELATPLFPVVGLLFVLVGYNDLGTMLCLLALVIGLLWAAGVRLRVFGALSVFGLIGVGLLIAVASLGAGSGERGEENYRFARLMSFFNPPAPEDCKLEGCYQIFQGRLAIEHGGWFGVGLGKSSLKWNWLPEAHNDFVFAIIAEELGVVGCAVVLTLFAVLAYTGLRIARRVDDPFRRLAATAVTTWLVSQAVINVGGVVGLLPITGLPLPFISDGGSALVVTLAAVGMLASFARAEPDAARALHARPPARWVRLVWAPLPPLPARRRRPAAPPAARGSVPRARERRQDDQAAPRGGVRTTRTRGRSADERRR